The nucleotide window cagcaaacggtgccgttgtcggaacggggcctggctcttccagcgcctgcgcccggaacgtaaatcctcgggcgctggcgtgagccgcctcgttaccggcaaggcccgcgtgcgcgggagtccatattaaagccgtgtcttgttgcgggggatgggccaaaaggagggagagggctgttttggacaccctacccgctccaaaattgtagatggcagtttttgaatcactaataataagtgaataatttggaactgtaagggccagagctatggctgcttcttccgcctcctcagaagaggaagcagaaatagaagcagcagcagatatctgacctagcgaattcacaactgagagggcgaaaaaaggacgagtactgtattcggcagcgtcaacgtagagcacttctttagaagtagaaaatcgtttttcgagagtttttgcacgctgtcgtcgacgttgctcgtggtgcacagggtgcatgtttttagggagcggcggaatgagtagattcttgtgtatttcacgcggaatagtgtgtttggcgttagtggttggagttggcctgatactgagggtatcgagtatgtatcttccggtctgtgtgttggaaagacgagcatattgtgaagttaagtgtgcttcaataagttcagttaaggtgttcaatgtgcctgtctccatgagccgtgcggtggacgttcgaatggggactccgagagcgaatttgtagattttacgtaacaaagtgtctacgttattttgttctcttctcagaaggaacagataagggagagaataagtcactttattgaggacgaaggcttggatgaggcggaggagctctgcctctcgtagcccgccatgcttattagatatcctgcctataaggcgtagagtgtggtccacagttgtttgaagtgctttaatggtgtgtgtgtttagtcgatttcgttgtatgtgtagtccaagcaCCCTGAGTCTGTCAACTTTAGGCACGGGTGTATTGTTCAGTGTTATTTGTATATCAGAGATGTGCTTTTCAGAGCCCCGATGGGCAGGAAGGAGGAGCAGTTCAGATTTAGTGGGTGAACAGGTCAGATTCATGTTACCCGCACAAACCACCACCCTGTCAGCAGCAGTCTGCAGAGTTTCCTGAATGTGACCATCGGAGCCGCCTGTCATCCAGagggtaatatcatctgcataaagtgaaaatttgagatctgatatggatctcagcgttcgagccagcggcatcatcgcgatgttaaaaaggaaaggtgataacACTGATCCTTGAGGTGTGCCGAAACTCCCCAAGGAGTAAGAACAAGAGTGTTCAGACCCAATGTAAATAGTTGCCGTACGGTTCGAAAGGAACGCAGATATGTAATCATGAATCTTTTTACCAACGCCTATAGCGCTCAGTTCACTCAATATGGCAGTGTGGCTGACGTTGTTAAAAGCCCCATGGAGATCGAGACTGAGAATTGCTTGAGTATCGAGACTAGAGTTAGGGATAATGATgtcatgcttcagtcgaagcatgacatcttgactGGAAAGGGATTTACGGAAGCCTATCATTTCGTGAGGGTATAAGTTGTGTTCTTCTATAAATTTGCTAAGGCGGTTGAGGATTACATGTTCAAGTGTTTTCCCGATGCATGAAGTGAGGGAAATCGGACGTAGGTTGGCTGTGTTTATGGGCTTACCAGGTTTTGGTATGAAAATAACTCTGGCGTCCTTCCACGCAGCCGGCAAGGTAGAAGTGTCGAAGCAGTGGTTAAAAAATTTAGTGAGGGCTATAATTGAGTtttcatctaagttgcggagaagTTTATTATTGACGAGGTCAGGGCCTGGTGCAGATGAGGTGCGAAGGTTCGCAAGCGCGTGTCTAACCTCAGCCTCCGTTATGGGGCTACTGAGATCATCATTTGGTTGTCCGATATAGTCAGGTGCATCGTATCGATACGCGCTGGGTAGGTGTTTGTCGCGAAGATCATTAAAAAGAGTGTTTAAGTTACCTTTGTGCGAGTGAAGTAGTTTGTTAATGTGATGATTATTTGCGGTACGTGATATGGTAGGGTCTAATAAATGCCGCAGGAGCTGCCATGTCATCTTGCTGTCTAGGTGGCCATGCATGCTTTCGCATTTCTGGGTCCATTGTTGACAAGCAAGCTGTATGGCATAGTCCTGAATTTGCAAATCGAGTCTCGCAATTCTCAGTCTCAGTCGGCGATTGTGTCGCCTCTTCTTCCAGCGTTTGAGGAGAGAttgcttagcttcccacatgtgaagAAGTCGGGTGTCAACTATTGTAAAAGGCGTATCAGGTGGTAACATGGTGGTATGCGTTTTTGTGTCAGTGTGCAATTGCTGTACCCATTCCGAGATATCATCTATCTCAGTAGGCGCCGAGCAGTGACGGGCCTCGCGAAACTTGTTCCAGTTAATAAGGCTCAGGCGCTTGGGAGCTAAAGGTTTGTGTCGGAAGTGTATGGTAGTTTGAAtaatgtagtggtcactaccgaaGTTAATGTTCAGGTTGGTCCATGTGACAAAGTGAACGCGATGGCTGAGTGTAAGATCGGGAGATGTATCTTTAGCTACACTATTACCTAATCTAGTGGGCATGTCTATATTGTTGTGGAGGGTGAGGCGGTGATCCTGTATGTGAACCCACAAAGCCCTACCCTTGGGTGTAGAAACAGAGTGGCCCCATACTTGATttggtgcattaaaatcaccaagtattaGGAGAGGGTGATGTTTCGCGGCCGCAATGGCTCGGGCAAAGAGAGTATTGAAGCGATGGTGTTTCGCCTGTGGCCTACTATAGACGTTTAATACGTATAAAGGCGATTCTTGAGTTTTACAAGGAAGGACCTCCAAAAAgttgtgctccacatcgacgccgTCGAAATTAGAGTGAGTTACCGTCAAATGTTTTTGCGTTAATATTGCAGTATCGGGAGAATTTAGAGATTTAGTTTGGTGTACACTGTAACCGGGAAAAGTTATGTTTCCGTGGGTCTCTTGTAGGGCAATGACTGCAGGGGGTTTGGGGCAGGAGGCCAAATATTGTTGAAGAGTCGCTTTCTTTTTGcggaaccccctgcagttccattgccatactaCAAAGTTCGAGCGATTAGGGTTTGCAGCCATTGTCGGGAGGGGGTGTAGGAGAGAAGGCGGGTACGGCTATATTTGGATTATTGGCCGTGACGGCCGCAATCCATGCAGTGGTCTGCTGCATTTGAGTTTGTACAAAATCTAGAAACTTGTCAAGTTTGTCATTTATGGCAGCTTGGCCCGTCTCCTGAGCTGTGAATCTGCTCTCTATGTGAGAAATCTTACTTTCAATGACGGCGAATTTCTTCTGTGTTTTATTTTCGAGGGCGTTTATCCTATCGTTAAGAGTTAGAACTGTGTCGCTGAGAGATTCTTCTTCGCGTGGTGTGGCAGGGGTTTTGCGCTTATTTGAGGGTGGCAGCTGGGAGGTGTCTCGAGGCATTGTAGTGTCCATGTCAGTAGGAGGAAGAGGTATCGTGGGTTCAACAGCAGGGGGCGATTGAGCAGGAATGAAAGATCGTGGTTCGGAATGCTGCGAAAGATTGCTAAGGGGCATTCGGGATTGTAGCTCGAGCTTTAACTTTTGAATTTCTGCCTTGAGGCTAGCGTTTTCAGCTAGAACTTTTTCTAGGCTAATGTTTTGAGATAAGGAGCAGTTAGAGGAAGCTGCCTGTGCCCAGCTTACCTTTAATGGGTTTGGCAGATGACTGGTGGAATGGGGGTTCGTTGACTGGGTCGGGAAGTCAAGTTCTTTGGGAGTCGAGTTTGGGCCCCGCCTCTTGCTCTTGCTGCGACCCCGCTGTGGGCCACGCTCTTGCGAGCGATTAAGGCTCGGTGTCCGGGATGATGGAACTTCTGAGGGCTTAGGTGTCTGGTATTTAGGTGTCTTAGTCTTGTAACGCTGTTTGCACAATGGGGAACCGGTGATGTGAGCTCCACCACACACGACACAGACGGGTTCACATTCATGGTCCATTGAGGAATCCTTCAGTCCGCACTTGTGACAGATTGCATCGGGAGTAGAGGGGCAGACATCCTGGCGATGTCCAATTTTTCGGCAACGGGTGCAGGCTTCCACCTTCAGTCGGAATGGGCGGCAGCGAAGCGTGCAGCCTTCGTAGTTGATGTAAAAAGGGACGTGCGTGCCACGGAAAACAACCAAGATGGTTTCGGTGGTGCTCAGTCGGCGAGCGGCCCCAATGGTCATGGCTGGATTACATCTTTGGAGGGTTGGAAGGATTTCCTCGTCAGCGTAATCCAGAGGGAGATGAAACCTTCCACGACAAGAATCTACAGGGTCGGCAACGTGGGTGACGACTTCGTAGGGGACTCCGTTGAACTTTAAGGTCCGGATGTTGTGGTATAAATCTGCTCGGTCCATGCTTGACGTACTCACGAGCACTGTGTGACTGGTGGGATTGACCCTGATTTGATCAGGGCTGCTGATGGGAAGTCCAACTGCTTTGAGAACGAGTTGTCGTAAGACACAGGGGTGCAACTTGGTACAGTCGAGACCCCCGCGTATCCGAAGAATCACCTTGTAGTCCGCATCGGGCAGTGGTGGAGGTTTAGGCTCCCATGAAGATGGTTTCTTCAGATCCGCTGCGCAGGTGTCAGCCGATGAACCAGTGGGACGAAGGTCAGCATgtagagcacgccatgagcgagcGGCGTCGCCTCCAGCAGCGACGCCCGCTGCGACGCTGGCCGCGTCGCGCTGGGCGCCTCCACTCATACTAGGCCGGCGGTTAGGCCTAGCGCGGAAGCGGTCGAGCTGAACAATAAACAGTCAGCACTGTTCTCAAGGAGCATTATCACATCCCAACAAGGTGTCGAATGGG belongs to Rhipicephalus microplus isolate Deutch F79 unplaced genomic scaffold, USDA_Rmic scaffold_13, whole genome shotgun sequence and includes:
- the LOC142784072 gene encoding uncharacterized protein LOC142784072, which encodes MSGGAQRDAASVAAGVAAGGDAARSWRALHADLRPTGSSADTCAADLKKPSSWEPKPPPLPDADYKVILRIRGGLDCTKLHPCVLRQLVLKAVGLPISSPDQIRVNPTSHTVLVSTSSMDRADLYHNIRTLKFNGVPYEVVTHVADPVDSCRGRFHLPLDYADEEILPTLQRCNPAMTIGAARRLSTTETILVVFRGTHVPFYINYEGCTLRCRPFRLKVEACTRCRKIGHRQDVCPSTPDAICHKCGLKDSSMDHECEPVCVVCGGAHITGSPLCKQRYKTKTPKYQTPKPSEVPSSRTPSLNRSQERGPQRGRSKSKRRGPNSTPKELDFPTQSTNPHSTSHLPNPLKVSWAQAASSNCSLSQNISLEKVLAENASLKAEIQKLKLELQSRMPLSNLSQHSEPRSFIPAQSPPAVEPTIPLPPTDMDTTMPRDTSQLPPSNKRKTPATPREEESLSDTVLTLNDRINALENKTQKKFAVIESKISHIESRFTAQETGQAAINDKLDKFLDFVQTQMQQTTAWIAAVTANNPNIAVPAFSPTPPPDNGCKP